A single window of Alosa alosa isolate M-15738 ecotype Scorff River chromosome 11, AALO_Geno_1.1, whole genome shotgun sequence DNA harbors:
- the fth1b gene encoding ferritin, heavy polypeptide 1b codes for MTSQARQNYHQDCEAAINRQINLELYASYVYLSMAYYFDRDDKSLPNFAKFFRAQSLEEKEHAEKLMSLQNKRGGRIFLQDIRKPDRDEWGSGLEALECALQLEKSVNQSLLDLHKVASDHTDPHLCDFIETHYLVEQVKSIKELADWVSNLRRMGAPQNGMAEYLFDKHTLGKESD; via the exons ATGACATCCCAAGCAAGGCAGAATTATCACCAGGACTGTGAGGCTGCCATAAACAGACAGATTAACCTAGAGCTTTATGCCTCCTATGTTTATCTCTCAATG GCTTATTACTTTGACCGGGACGACAAATCCTTGCCAAACTTTGCCAAATTCTTTAGGGCGCAGTCCCTGGAAGAGAAGGAGCACGCCGAGAAACTGATGAGTCTACAGAACAAGAGGGGAGGCAGGATTTTCTTACAAGATATCCGG aaACCTGACCGGGATGAGTGGGGCAGTGGTTTAGAGGCTCTTGAATGTGCTCTGCAGTTGGAGAAGAGTGTGAACCAGTCACTATTGGACCTGCACAAGGTCGCGTCTGACCACACCGACCCACAC TTGTGTGACTTCATAGAAACACACTACCTGGTTGAACAGGTGAAGTCCATCAAGGAGCTGGCCGACTGGGTGTCCAACCTGCGCCGGATGGGTGCTCCTCAGAACGGCATGGCTGAGTACCTATTTGACAAGCACACTCTGGGCAAGGAGAGCGACTAA
- the best1 gene encoding bestrophin-2, which translates to MTVTYSRRVADAGLGTFSHLLLRWRGSIYKLLYRELIIFTILYFGFSVLYRFLLDEGQRRLFEKLAIYCDKYANLIPLSFVLGFYVTLVVSRWWGQFESVPWPDRLGALVGGHVRGADESARLVRRTLMRYANLSGVLIYRSVSTAVYKRFPTMDHLVQAGLMTAEELRQLEDLPSPHNKFWVPCMWFVNLTMRARAEGRINNDVALTALLNELNTLRSQCMKLYSYDWISLPLVYTQVVTVAVYSFFLACLIGRQFLDPSQDYPGHDLDFYLPVFTLLQFFFYVGWLKVAEQLINPFGEDDDDFETNWLIDRNLQVSLLSVDEMYDGVPLMERDKYWNESEPQPPYTAASAEHKKPSFMGSALDISVPKEEMEFQSNLEQIKEHEEANHSTPLLGNLSRLLGVQSPSFPRPTPTSRVSLLRRRPRAPLSRFPLHLHGEAPALAGGHGRAHERDMDYAFSSIPMCERPGFYSCPQTPIHSMPPPVPRPRPTRRAQGDWTHSSSSSLAHPAVGSQLLPPDTPGHLPPPPSSAFPWLGDDGSDTPSGPAFSFPDPAPELCPLPKPRLGQGLPSRHPLPPRLSLDTPSSADSQPGPLSARVMGGGGGERIFSFTPPSRPLIQTTNSSNSINGGGGGSISGATGSPANLCNGAVPHPNFPSGGGSAQRLVSSSNGALSSSSNLNPISATPTSSQPASNQQNFPNDSGISLTEDLLRGLVSKAGQGQGEPMG; encoded by the exons ATGACAGTGACCTACTCACGCAGGGTGGCGGATGCTGGTCTGGGGACCTTCTCCCACCTGCTCCTGCGCTGGAGGGGCAGCATTTACAAGCTGCTCTACAGAGAGCTCATCATCTTCACCATCCTCTACTTTGGCTTCAGCGTCCTGTACAG GTTCCTCTTGGATGAAGGGCAGAGAAGGCTCTTTGAGAAACTGGCCATCTACTGTGACAAGTATGCCAATCTGATCCCTTTGTCCTTCGTACTAG gTTTCTATGTGACACTGGTGGTGTCTCGCTGGTGGGGGCAGTTTGAGAGTGTTCCCTGGCCGGACCGTCTGGGAGCGTTGGTGGGTGGTCATGTGAGGGGCGCTGACGAATCAGCTCGCCTCGTACGCCGCACCCTGATGCGCTACGCCAACCTATCAGGAGTGCTCATCTACCGATCAGTCAGCACCGCCGTCTACAAAAGATTCCCCACTATGGACCACCTGGTCCAGGCAG GTCTGATGACTGCAGAGGAGCTGAGGCAGTTGGAGGACCTGCCGTCTCCACACAACAAATTCTGGGTTCCCTGTATGTGGTTTGTCAACCTGACCATGAGGGCCAGGGCAGAGGGGCGCATCAACAACGATGTGGCCCTCACTGCCCTCCTCAAT GAACTGAACACACTGCGTTCCCAGTGCATGAAGCTGTACAGCTACGACTGGATCAGCCTGCCTCTAGTTTACACGCAG GTGGTCACCGTGGCTGTGTATAGCTTCTTCCTGGCTTGTCTGATTGGCCGGCAATTTTTAGACCCTAGTCAGGACTACCCAGGCCATGACCTGGACTTCTACCTGCCTGTGTTCACCTTGCTACAGTTCTTTTTCTATGTTGGATGGCTAAAG GTGGCAGAACAGCTGATAAATCCCTTTggagaggatgatgatgattttgAGACCAACTGGCTGATAGACCGTAATTTACAG GTGTCCCTGCTGTCGGTGGACGAGATGTACGACGGCGTGCCTCTGATGGAGAGGGATAAGTACTGGAACGAGTCGGAGCCACAGCCTCCCTACACAGCGGCCAGCGCTGAACACAAGAAGCCCTCATTCATGGGCTCAGCGCTGGACATCAG TGTGCCAAAGGAGGAGATGGAGTTCCAGTCTAACCTGGAACAGATAAAGGAGCACGAGGAGGCCAACCACTCCACCCCTCTGCTGGGGAACCTGTCCCGCCTGTTGGGGGTCCAGTCCCCCAGCTTCCCCCGACCCACGCCCACCTCTCGGGTGTCCCTGCTACGGCGGCGCCCTCGCGCCCCCCTCAGCCGCTTCCCCCTCCACCTGCACGGCGAGGCGCCTGCTCTCGCGGGGGGGCACGGCCGCGCTCACGAGCGTGACATGGACTACGCCTTCTCCTCCATCCCCATGTGCGAGCGGCCGGGGTTCTACAGCTGCCCGCAGACGCCCATCCACTCCATGCCCCCGCCCGTGCCGCGGCCGAGGCCCACGCGCCGGGCGCAGGGCGACTGGACCCACAGCTCGTCCTCCTCCCTCGCCCACCCCGCGGTGGGCTCCCAGCTCTTGCCGCCTGACACACCAGGTCACCTGCCGCCACCCCCGTCCTCCGCGTTCCCATGGCTGGGGGACGACGGGTCCGACACCCCCTCTGGTCCGGCTTTCTCTTTCCCAGATCCTGCCCCCGAGCTCTGCCCCCTCCCGAAGCCCAGGCTCGGGCAGGGCCTTCCCTCCAGACACCCTCTGCCCCCTCGCCTCTCCCTGGACACCCCCTCTTCTGCAGACAGTCAGCCAGGACCCCTAAGTGCTAGAGTtatgggaggtggaggaggagagcgaaTTTTCTCCTTCACTCCTCCCTCCAGGCCTCTCATTCAGACCACCAACAGCTCAAACAGCATCAACGGTGGCGGTGGTGGCAGCATCTCCGGCGCTACCGGTTCCCCTGCAAACCTGTGCAACGGCGCTGTGCCTCACCCGAACTTCCCCAGCGGTGGCGGCAGCGCCCAACGATTGGTCAGTAGCAGCAACGGAgcgctcagcagcagcagcaacctcaACCCCATCAGTGCCACTCCCACCAGCAGCCAGCCTGCGTCCAATCAGCAGAACTTCCCTAATGATTCCGGGATCTCATTGACTGAGGATCTTCTGAGGGGTCTGGTCTCCAAGGCGGGGCAGGGACAGGGAGAGCCAATGGGGTGA
- the LOC125303490 gene encoding inner centromere protein: protein MSSLLESTHNLMQVFSGKLEDFLKEIDDVHMVWLEEIEQEAQRMFSSDFNTEPELMPKTPSQKKTNRRRRVSVGQNENKAKRRLSKGKRSNLRRSSVQLSLNAIPESPSASAEPDVEEPQRRTRRNNAKSAAEQGPVKRSTRNKPTTASASLQEVDDDTFEEEEPIQEEEEAPVKAMETESANSAQPPQVSSPTPAAVESEEVEDAQVSKATVVPDTPQGPPSRTSVRRSMTARHSLAGLRRSLTQEAVRRASRRSFLKKKARMSRSACSSSVGEDICLDTDGEEVEEMEREEKVGDVEEPGVIVIESSPVPEINVVEPDVEDSEQEGRRRTEAVKPGEPVTRYTRSMAKNTPTPTAAVSVSRIEKPQTPPSVSGEGGKTPAGTQSMSRFGFKRRVDSTSEDVPKKKISPKNVSQSAVKPNMKSFIHTVQKNQLLMMTPGSLGRSSVMSFIKHGTPGRVDPKLSIGLVERERQKLEAYNKKTEQENERKKKMEEDRRKKNEELKRQREERLRRVLEARERGEKAELEKRKKVEQKMAQINEKEKAKKTVASKRQQELELRRKQEEDARKRKLQQEEEEKRQQELRAKRKAEEEERARKLADARRQLELKREQEREQERRAAAERQEKERQEREKALALQLELERAAREKERRELEEKRRLLEEKRQREDEQRRAEEERRRVAAATAAAAAAQEAQLKVTASKTTLLNTTINKGPALNVTVDLEGTLLKTPVSKGAALLSMSHKGALNVTVDVENSVMKTPVGTTSGLNSTVVLDSNVTLDVENSPQSYEITPKGKKITTLLNPEDYGMDQNSDDSTDDESAPKKPIPSWAEGLQLQQAIMKQYYDPVDLHAYFGVVEMPKLERIFHKSKPRFFKRTSSAVWHSPPRMGSLSH, encoded by the exons ATGAGTTCCCTACTGGAGTCGACGCATAACCTCATGCAGGTTTTCAGCGGAAAACTGGAGGATTTCCTGAAAGAGATCGATGATGTCCACATGGTGTGGCTGGAGGAGATTGAGCAGGAGGCACAGAGAATGTTCTCCAG TGACTTCAACACAGAACCAGAGTTAATGCCCAAGACTCCATCCCAAAAGAAGACCAATCGCAGGAGACGGGTGTCCGTCGGACAGAATGAGAATAAAGCCAAAAGACG CCTCTCCAAGGGCAAGCGCAGCAACCTGCGGCGTTCCTCAGTGCAGCTTTCCCTGAACGCTATCCCTGAGAGCCCATCCGCAAGCGCAGAGCCAGATGTCGAGGAGCCCCAGCGTAGAACCCGTCGTAACAATGCCAAATCAGCTGCAGAGCAAGGGCCAGTGAAACGCAGCACGCGCAACAAGCCCACCACTGCCTCCGCATCTCTACAGGAAGTGGATGATGACACCTTTGAGGAGGAGGAACCCatccaggaagaggaggaggctcCGGTTAAAGCCATGGAAACAGAGTCCGCCAACTCTGCCCAGCCTCCCCAGGTCTCTTCCCCAACCCCGGCGGCTGTGGAGTCTGAGGAAGTGGAGGATGCTCAGGTATCGAAAGCCACAGTGGTGCCGGACACTCCTCAGGGTCCGCCGTCCCGCACTTCTGTGCGACGGTCGATGACCGCACGGCACTCCCTGGCTGGCCTGAGGAGAAGCCTAACACAGGAGGCAGTGAGGAGGGCCTCCAGACGCTCCTTCCTGAAGAAGAAGGCCAGGATGAGCAGATCGGCCTGCAGCAGCTCTGTTGGTG AGGACATCTGCCTTGACACAGATGGAGAGGAAgttgaggagatggagagggaggagaaggttGGAGA CGTTGAAGAACCAGGTGTCATTGTGATTGAGTCCAGTCCTGTGCCAGAGATCAACGTGGTGGAACCGGATGTAGAGGACTCTGAG CAGGAAGGAAGGAGGCGGACGGAGGCAGTAAAGCCCGGTGAGCCGGTCACCCGCTACACACGCTCCATGGCTaaaaacacccccacccccacggcCGCCGTCTCAGTCTCCCGCATCGAGAAGCCCCAGACCCCTCCATCAGTGTCCG GTGAGGGTGGTAAGACACCGGCAGGAACTCAGTC GATGTCTCGCTTTGGCTTTAAGCGCAGGGTGGACAGTACATCAGAGGACGTGCCCAAGAAGAAGATATCTCCTAAAAATGTCTCTCAGTCG GCAGTGAAACCCAACATGAAGTCCTTCATCCACACTGTACAGAAGAACCAGCTGTTGATGATGACCCCTGGGTCCCTAGGCCGCAGCTCAGTCATGTCCTTCATCAAGCATGGCACTCCTGGCAGGGTTGACCCCAAG CTTTCTATTGGTTTAGTG GAGAGGGAACGGCAAAAGCTTGAGGCTTACAACAAAAAAACTGAAcaagaaaatgaaagaaagaaaaagatggaagaggacaggaggaagAAAAACGAAGAGCTCAAAAG gcagagGGAGGAGCGGTTGAGGCGTGTGTTGGAGGCCCGTGAGCGAGGCGAGAAGGCGGAgctggagaagaggaagaaagtggAGCAGAAGATGGCCCAGATTAACGAAAAGGAGAAG GCCAAGAAGACAGTGGCCTCCAAGCGGCAGCAGGAGCTGGAGCTGCGCAGGAAGCAGGAGGAGGATGCCAGGAAGAGGAAGCTGCAGCAG gaggaggaggagaagcgtCAGCAGGAGCTCCGGGCCAAGAGGAAGGCCGAGGAAGAGGAGCGGGCACGCAAGCTGGCTGATGCCCGCCGGCAGCTCGAGCTGAAGAGGGAGCAGGAGCGAGAGCAGGAGAGACGCGCAGCTGCTGAGAG acaggagaaggagaggcaggagagggagaaggccCTGGCGCTTCAGTTGGAGCTGGAGCGGGCCGCCCGGGAGAAGGagcggagggagctggaggagaagaggaggctgctggaggagaagagacagagg GAGGACGAACAGAGGAGGGCTGAGGAAGAACGGAGACGTGTCGCGGCCGCTACGGCGGCTGCAGCTGCTGCACAAGAAGCTCAG CTGAAGGTCACAGCGAGCAAGACAACTCTGCTCAATACAACCATCAACAAAGGGCCTGCACTCAACGTTACAGTTGATCTCGAG GGTACTCTTCTGAAGACTCCAGTGAGCAAAGGAGCGGCTCTTCTCAGCATGTCTCACAAAGGGGCGTTGAATGTTACTGTTGATGTTGAG AACTCTGTGATGAAGACTCCGGTGGGGACGACATCAGGGCTTAATTCCACTGTAGTGCTAGATTCTAACGTCACACTGGACGTTGAG AATTCACCACAATCTTATGAAATCACTCCGAAAGGCAAGAAAATCACTACACTGCTTAACCCTGAAGATTATGGGATGGACCAGAACAGTGACGACTCCACTGATGACGAATCGGCGCCAAAGAAACCCATTCCGTCCTGGGCAGAGG GTCTTCAGCTTCAGCAGGCCATCATGAAGCAGTACTATGACCCCGTTGATCTTCACGCGTACTTTGGGGTCGTGGAGATGCCCAAGCTGGAACGGATATTCCACAAAAGCAAACCACGCTTTTTCAAAAGAACCAGCTCTGCTGTATGGCACTCACCTCCTCGAATGGGCAGTCTGTCCCATTGA